The proteins below come from a single Panicum hallii strain FIL2 chromosome 7, PHallii_v3.1, whole genome shotgun sequence genomic window:
- the LOC112900306 gene encoding uncharacterized protein LOC112900306 isoform X2, producing MSESNRVLIIFRDGVMSLWDIKASKVVSTSGKTMQQQSHQEAKTVASACWVCAKGSKIAMGYDNGDLYIWAIPEVIINAQNSSSMGNQNLPIQRLNLGYKLDKLPIVSLKWISSDGKAGRLYINGFNDHGHLFQVLILNEESESRIVKMVLPLTESCQGMELITGLSDPNKNRQSALVLLLKSGQMCLYDDSEIERYLLHSQSRSPPTLPNCSSVKLPYGDSGISVAKIYTSNPAALASVDEEYFSLASKYPWLFSMKDKGQTLTSFTNIHKTRNLYITGHLDGTISFWDASCPLLLQIFMIKQQNEDNTSSGNPITSLQFDMPSSILISGDTSGMVRIITFKKDSADNIFSFLNAKQGDNYNVRSIKLKGAVTTTSSISKSKHFAAGTEKGIVSVINVEDATILYQKQFECRLSGGIASLQFEIYGHNGYDKDILIIAMEDSSIFILEEETGKLLNPNPVQTDKPSKALLLQMLELSPNDASVSDNHDTVSKESLLLLCTDNAIRLFSLSHAIQGTKKIINKKKFSSSCCFTSLIHSSSDEIGLILVFSNGRIEIRSLPDLSLLKDASLRGFVYSRNLNSTSSIACSSDGETILIKGEETYFFSTLCQDDIYRHLDSISTVYRKDTSPREESSLMVKSPKEKKKGLFGMIMKDNKGSKSKESDANGSEQCIATTSEELASIFSSANFAPPSERRNSSLKDEENVELDIDDIDIDDIPQKQRGPHFPGLSKETISKGLQTLRGKLKPKTEEKTSSGNKKTEDEAPVSQVDQIKMKYGYANAANDDSTSVPKMIGNKLQENMKKLEGINLRAADMATGAQSFSAMAKELLRTTKNEKGTS from the exons ATGTCGGAATCTAACAG GGTGCTTATTATCTTCAGAGACGGGGTTATGAGTTTGTGGGATATCAAAGCAAGCAAAGTGGTATCCACATCTGGTAAAACTATGCAGCAACAATCACACCAGGAGGCTAAAACTGTAGCATCCGCGTGCTGGGTTTGTGCCAAGGGAAGCAAAATTGCTATGGGATATGACAATGGTGATCTGTACATTTGGGCCATTCCTGAAGTTATTATAAATGCACAAAATTCCTCATCTATGGGCAACCAGAATCTACCTATTCAGAGGCTTAACCTAGGATACAAGCTAGACAAGTTACCAATAGTCTCTTTGAAATGGATCTCTAGTGATGGAAAGGCTGGTCGTTTGTATATCAATGGGTTCAATGATCATGGGCACCTGTTTCAG GTTCTGATTCTGAATGAAGAGAGTGAATCGCGAATTGTAAAGATGGTGTTGCCTCTCACTGAATCTTGCCAAGGAATGGAACTTATTACAGGGCTTAGTGACCCAAATAAGAACAGACAAAGTGCTCTTGTTCTCCTGTTGAAATCTGGTCAGATGTGTTTATATGATGATTCAGAAATTGAGCGATATCTCCTTCACTCTCAGTCTAGATCACCACCAACACTTCCAAACTGTTCATCTGTGAAGCTTCCTTATGGTGATTCGGGAATCAGTGTTGCAAAGATTTATACAAGTAACCCTGCAGCCTTAGCTTCTGTGGATGAG GAATATTTTTCATTAGCCTCCAAATATCCATGGCTGTTCTCAATGAAGGATAAAGGCCAAACTTTAACAAGTTTTACCAACATTCATAAGACCCGGAACCTTTACATAACTGGACATCTAGATGGAACCATAAGCTTCTGGGATGCATCATGTCCCCTTTTGCTGCAGATTTTTATGATAAAACAGCAG AATGAAGACAATACATCTAGTGGCAACCCTATCACATCATTACAGTTCGACATGCCCTCCAGCATTCTGATATCTGGAGATACGAGTGGAATG GTCCGTATTATTACATTTAAAAAGGACTCCGCTGATAATATATTCTCCTTTTTAAACG CAAAGCAAGGAGATAACTACAATGTCAGAAGTATAAAGCTCAAAGGAGCTGTAACCACAACGTCTTCTATCTCGAAATCAAAGCATTTTGCTGCTGGAACAGAAAAGGGAATA GTATCAGTTATCAACGTAGAAGATGCTACAATCTTATATCAAAAACAGTTTGAATGCCGGCTATCTGGTGGAATCGCCTCTTTGCAATTTGAAATCTATGGCCATAATGGATATGACAAGGACATTCTGATAATAGCGATGGAAGATTCATCTATTTTTATTCTTGAGGAAGAAACTGGGAAACTTTTGAACCCCAACCCAGTCCAGACAGACAAACCCTCTAAAGCCCTTCTTCTGCAGATGTTGG AGTTATCACCCAATGATGCATCAGTTTCAGATAACCATGATACAGTGTCGAAGGAATCATTGTTGTTGCTTTGCACTGACAATGCAATCCGCTTATTTTCCTTGAGCCATGCAATTCAG GGAACAAAGAAGATAATTAATAAGAAGAAATTTAGCAGTAGTTGTTGTTTCACCTCTCTTATTCATAGCTCGTCTGATGAAATTGGACTTATTCTTGTCTTCTCCAATGGGAGAATTGAAATAAG ATCCCTGCCAGATTTATCCTTGTTGAAGGATGCCTCTTTACGAGGTTTTGTGTACTCAAGAAACTTGAATTCAACAAGTTCCATAGCTTGTTCATCTGATGGAGAAACCATCTTG ATTAAAGGAGAGGAAACCTATTTTTTCTCTACACTCTGCCAAGATGACATCTACAG GCACTTGGACAGCATTAGTACAGTATACAGAAAAGATACCTCACCCAGGGAAGAATCCTCTTTAATGGTGAAATCTcctaaagaaaagaaaaag GGCCTGTTTGGAATGATTATGAAAGATAACAAAGGAAGCAAATCAAAAGAGAGTGATGCAAATGGCAGCGAGCAATGTATTGCAACGACTTCTGAAGAGCTGGCTTCAATATTTTCATCAGCTAACTTTGCTCCACCATCTGAGAGAAGGAACAGTTCACTAAAAGATGAGGAAAATGTCGAGCTGGACATAG ATGATATCGACATCGACGACATCCCACAGAAGCAGAGAGGGCCACATTTCCCTGGTCTTAGCAAAGAGACAATCAGCAAGGGACTCCAAACCCTTAGAG GAAAGCTGAAGCCCAAGACTGAAGAAAAGACAAGTTCGGGAAATAAAAAAACTGAAGATGAAGCACCAGTGAGTCAAGTTGACCAGATAAAGATGAAATATGGATATGCAAACGCAGCAAATGAT GACTCAACCAGTGTTCCAAAAATGATTGGGAACAAGCTGCAGGAGAACATGAAAAAGCTGGAG GGCATTAACCTTCGGGCTGCAGATATGGCCACTGGTGCTCAGTCATTCTCCGCGATGGCAAAAGAGCTGCTCCGGACTACAAAGAACGAGAAGGGGACTTCATAA
- the LOC112900305 gene encoding tRNA (adenine(58)-N(1))-methyltransferase non-catalytic subunit TRM6, which translates to MDPPPPPAIPREAWEGCSVLLDINDGDRLAFFRLTPAATVKIGNKTCSLQPLAGRPFGSLFSVGADGLVPCAAADAPSRDDSMQDGADGQAQDETRDNRSLVDNNTAQNLSSDDIEAMKRDGATGDEIVEALIANSSTFGKKTVFSQEKYKLKKQKKYAPKVLLRRPSTRSICETYFKKSPARIGFMRVDTLSLLLSMANIGPYSDVLVVDMVGGLIVGAVAERLGGTGYVCSTYLGTVPSSIDIIRMYNLSSDMVSRIVQVPLSELCSMQSSGNTPLVLNGSTEGEVVEPVVVQDEDAQASLAQAVDTADEKAQLSTEQTTEMEVSKPSLDVQDENSSFECKGGDGDSIASKSKPGKAPSPEKMKYWNEHGFSSLIVAAPGHEVESFVADLLPLLSYSAPFAIYHQYLEPLAKCMHTLQVSKRAIGLQLSEPWLREYQVLPSRTHPHMQMNAFGGYILSGIRIQSEQVSHQ; encoded by the exons AtggacccgccgccgccgccagcgatTCCCCGGGAGGCGTGGGAGGGCTGCAGCGTCCTCCTCGACATCAACGACGGCgaccgcctcgccttcttccgcctcACCCCCGCAGC GACGGTGAAGATTGGGAACAAGACCTGCTCGCTGCAGCCGCTGGCGGGGCGCCCTTTCGGCTCCCTCTTCAGCGTCGGAGCTGACGGGCTTGTACCCTGCGCCGCCGCAGATGCCCCATCCCGCG ATGATAGCATGCAAGATGGTGCTGACGGCCAAGCGCAGGATGAAACCAGGGACAATAGGTCCCTGGTTGATAATAATACAGCCCAGAATTTATCTAGCGATGACATAGAGGCAATGAAGAG GGATGGTGCAACTGGTGACGAGATCGTGGAAGCTTTGATAGCGAATAGTTCAACATTTGGAAAGAAAACTGTATTCTCACAA GAGAAATACAAGTTAAAGAAACAAAAGAAATATGCGCCTAAAGTTCTTTTGCGACGCCCCTCTACCCGAAG CATTTGCGAGACATACTTCAAGAAAAGTCCAGCTCGAATAGG GTTTATGCGAGTTGACACACTATCTCTCTTATTGTCTATGGCAAACATTGGTCCATATTCAGATGTGCTTGTGGTTGATATGGTTGGAGGTTTAATTGTTGGAGCTGTTGCTGAACGTTTAGGAG GTACAGGATATGTTTGCAGCACATATCTTGGTACAGTACCCAGCTCCATAGACATTATAAGAATGTACAATCTGAGCAGTGATATGGTCAGCAG GATTGTTCAGGTGCCACTTAGTGAACTATGCTCAATGCAAAGTTCTGGGAATACCCCTTTGGTTCTCAATGGTAGCACTGAAGGGGAGGTGGTTGAGCCTGTTGTAGTACAAGATGAGGATGCACAGGCATCTCTAGCACAGGCAGTTGACACAGCAGATGAGAAGGCACAGTTATCAACAGAACAAACAACTGAGATGGAGGTCTCGAAGCCTTCTTTGGATGTTCAAGATGAAAACTCTTCATTTG AATGCAAAGGTGGTGATGGTGATTCAATTGCCTCCAAATCTAAACCTGGAAAAGCACCATCACCAGAGAAGATGAAATATTGGAATGAACATGGCTTTAGCAG TTTAATTGTTGCTGCCCCGGGCCACGAGGTAGAGAGTTTTGTTGCTGATCTGCTTCCGCTATTGTCTTATTCAGCTCCGTTTGCTATCTATCATCAATATCTTGAG CCTCTTGCAAAGTGCATGCACACCTTGCAGGTATCAAAAAGggctattggattgcaactttctGAACCCTGGCTACGTGAATACCAG GTGCTTCCATCACGGACTCACCCTCACATGCAAATGAATGCATTTGGCGGTTATATCTTGAGCGGCATAAGGATTCAAAGTGAACAAGTGAGTCATCAATAA